Proteins from one Thermodesulfobacteriota bacterium genomic window:
- a CDS encoding PIG-L family deacetylase, which yields MPERNVLVISPHPDDLEIGMGGTAAKLIESGVKVVSLVVTDGRRSTTVYGLSEDEVAELRESEVREAVGILGVQYLILLRLRDLKSEENRKQYASELKGVLNRFRPEEIFMPHPEIDKHPTHVAVASIALDVIKGMPADEMPVRPRVWSYEVWTPFPSYDRIEDISLQMHVKTAAIDAHRSQIEYKDYTDGMRGLNRYRAVFNETSGITVMQYAEVFIELGKVRDGGD from the coding sequence ATGCCGGAAAGGAATGTCCTGGTAATATCACCGCACCCCGACGATCTGGAGATAGGAATGGGCGGCACCGCCGCCAAGCTTATCGAGAGCGGCGTCAAGGTGGTCTCCCTCGTCGTAACAGACGGCAGGAGGAGCACGACCGTTTACGGCCTCAGTGAGGACGAGGTAGCCGAGCTTAGGGAGTCCGAGGTCAGGGAAGCCGTCGGAATCCTGGGCGTCCAGTATCTGATACTCCTCAGGCTCAGGGACTTGAAAAGCGAGGAGAACAGGAAACAATACGCATCCGAGCTGAAGGGGGTGCTTAACAGGTTCAGGCCCGAAGAGATATTCATGCCCCATCCGGAGATAGACAAGCACCCGACACACGTGGCCGTCGCTTCAATAGCGCTCGATGTTATAAAGGGTATGCCGGCTGACGAAATGCCTGTCAGGCCCCGGGTCTGGAGCTACGAGGTATGGACCCCATTCCCGTCTTACGACAGGATAGAGGACATATCCCTCCAGATGCACGTGAAAACGGCCGCGATCGACGCCCACAGGAGCCAGATCGAATACAAGGATTACACGGACGGCATGAGGGGCCTCAACAGGTATAGAGCGGTCTTCAACGAGACATCAGGGATCACCGTCATGCAGTACGCCGAGGTCTTCATCGAGCTCGGCAAGGTCAGGGATGGTGGCGATTAA
- a CDS encoding calcium/sodium antiporter: protein MTLVLFALGLIILVAGAEALVRGASRLASSIGISPLVVGLTVVAFGTSSPELAVSVIASVSGKTDISLGNVVGSNIFNVLFILGISAVIVPLAVSRQIIRLDVPIMILCSVLVLILGLDGSISRTDGVLFTAGIVAYTAFLIWQSRKENDKTSDEFTKEYAVRGKKTLIVDLALVAGGLGMLVLGSRWLVNGAVLIASHLGLSELIIGLTIIAAGTSLPEVATSIIASIRGERDIAVGNVVGSNIFNILAVLGISGIAAPDGIPVSESALRFDIPVMTAVAIACLPIFFTGNVIARWEGKLFLLYYAAYTAYIVLDSTDHHFERTFAYAMVWFVIPLTVITLAVLVVRSIRRNRKGYA from the coding sequence ATGACGCTTGTATTATTCGCGCTGGGACTGATCATTCTCGTCGCGGGAGCGGAGGCGCTTGTAAGGGGTGCGTCGAGGCTCGCTTCGTCAATCGGCATCTCGCCGCTCGTGGTCGGCCTCACTGTGGTCGCGTTCGGGACGAGCTCGCCCGAGCTCGCCGTGAGCGTAATCGCAAGCGTGAGCGGCAAGACCGATATAAGCCTCGGGAACGTAGTCGGAAGCAATATATTCAACGTCCTCTTCATACTGGGCATATCCGCGGTCATTGTGCCTCTCGCGGTATCCCGGCAGATCATAAGGCTCGACGTACCAATCATGATCCTCTGCTCAGTCCTCGTGCTCATTCTCGGTCTCGACGGGAGCATCAGCCGGACGGACGGCGTCCTGTTTACGGCAGGTATAGTTGCATATACAGCATTTTTAATTTGGCAGAGCAGGAAAGAAAATGACAAGACTTCCGACGAGTTCACGAAAGAATACGCAGTACGCGGAAAAAAGACTCTCATCGTAGACCTGGCGCTCGTGGCCGGGGGTCTCGGCATGCTCGTGCTGGGCTCGCGGTGGCTCGTGAACGGAGCGGTACTGATCGCGTCTCACCTCGGATTGAGCGAGCTCATCATCGGGCTCACGATCATAGCAGCCGGGACGTCCCTGCCGGAGGTAGCTACATCAATAATAGCGAGTATCCGCGGGGAGCGGGACATTGCGGTCGGAAACGTCGTCGGGAGCAACATATTCAATATACTCGCAGTGCTCGGAATATCGGGCATCGCGGCCCCCGACGGTATCCCCGTATCGGAGTCGGCACTCAGGTTCGACATACCGGTAATGACGGCGGTCGCGATCGCGTGTCTTCCGATATTCTTCACGGGGAACGTTATCGCCAGATGGGAGGGTAAACTGTTCCTCCTATACTACGCGGCCTATACGGCTTACATTGTGCTCGATTCGACCGACCATCATTTCGAAAGGACCTTTGCATACGCTATGGTTTGGTTCGTCATACCGCTCACGGTTATCACCCTCGCCGTGCTGGTAGTCCGCTCCATTCGACGCAACCGGAAGGGGTATGCGTAG
- a CDS encoding DUF4396 domain-containing protein codes for MIIPHTMVGGALVLWYILVGASLIFLIYDLETNTPAQWVMKLAWILIILYTGPLGLFLYMLSCRKPLPGTHDRFIAPHWKQSVGSLMHCVAGDATGLILGAVLTFHLALPNGIDLIIEYATAFIMGLLIFQALFMKSMAGGNYIEAVKKTFFAETVSMNFVMVGMIPVMAILRMKIPGGDDPKGLMFWGISSLATIAGAIAAYPVNSWLVGSGLKHGMMSAVSGKQGMTGMTEMPSMNMEEGHKESRVSFMKKLGVFLISVCFLLAAVWVTSQVIPLKLS; via the coding sequence ATGATAATACCTCATACGATGGTCGGCGGAGCGCTCGTACTCTGGTACATACTCGTCGGGGCGTCACTCATATTCCTCATATACGACCTCGAGACGAACACGCCCGCCCAGTGGGTGATGAAGCTCGCCTGGATACTGATAATCCTCTACACGGGGCCTCTCGGGCTTTTCCTGTACATGCTCTCCTGCCGGAAGCCCCTGCCCGGCACGCACGACCGGTTCATCGCCCCGCATTGGAAACAGTCGGTAGGCTCACTCATGCACTGTGTCGCGGGGGATGCGACCGGCCTTATCCTCGGCGCGGTCCTCACGTTCCATCTCGCGCTTCCGAACGGCATCGACCTCATTATCGAATATGCTACGGCTTTCATTATGGGGTTACTCATATTCCAGGCGCTTTTCATGAAATCGATGGCCGGGGGGAACTACATCGAAGCCGTAAAAAAGACCTTCTTCGCAGAAACCGTGTCGATGAACTTCGTAATGGTCGGCATGATTCCGGTGATGGCGATACTGCGGATGAAGATCCCCGGAGGGGACGACCCGAAGGGACTCATGTTCTGGGGTATCTCGTCGCTCGCGACTATAGCGGGGGCGATAGCGGCTTATCCGGTGAATTCCTGGCTCGTCGGGAGCGGGCTCAAGCACGGGATGATGTCGGCCGTATCGGGCAAACAGGGAATGACCGGCATGACCGAAATGCCGAGTATGAATATGGAGGAAGGACATAAAGAGTCCAGGGTATCGTTCATGAAAAAGCTGGGCGTATTCCTGATCTCAGTCTGCTTCCTCCTGGCCGCCGTATGGGTCACTTCGCAGGTCATTCCGTTAAAGCTCAGTTGA
- a CDS encoding FUSC family protein, with the protein MDLKRYLVKFRVEIALKITLGGVIAVLICNYFHLASGFLAPVILYMIMTGFHGKTFEVGVQSLIGGVLTAVYSLLIVYYFLDSKPLYLILSAVWIFFCVTFIGSYLIASVLSAILAAMTMFVAIFGTVSETTASVQNYLVQLFVAVTVAWLVDEIIWPHRSKGALYLTLSSVYKDYSNRFRSYAGGEGRGTQVQKFDSATVDVFNNLVNLVRRTERETRDGSFHAEPFLMLVAYAKSMYIKLDVLGGVMSEEHRCFEDRAVSGGLNDLFAVLSDGFGELAGAIGESRSSAPDTSELDAKITNLKTIYESMHSAEGKDRDYFEDLLAFGAILPLLEETAALLRKAVRVWNIIYNREYDKLAGERVTRSPGVEKLRSVKKPYISKETAQQSVKSVLVILLLLFGELIFKLPGGYQASFYGVLFGSIPNTGQAHLRGRLAIIGVLAGLIYGIAGLYIITLIPHFPLLLLIFSLGSFVSAYVATGSQKIAFSGLQAGLMLPYVFFSSPGPQISLSLAIMRLCALLAASAIGLLVLHNVWPVSPYRELKRKISSALRISGAILGKILMLDEKVRGEIESLVDPLAASMPTSASLLFDAQYIISDEKLHAEDFVEIIESLEVIYAELETLKKTIYSDKDSELLIKYLSQMSPDYRRLCDLFDEASRQFFTREDPTHSLDMLSQQILEHRQAFRDTGFWKRFPLEEVEKDVLIAESVDAVLGSLRRITVCINRINGSEEPSGAALRASKA; encoded by the coding sequence ATGGACCTCAAACGTTATCTCGTCAAATTCCGTGTCGAAATCGCCCTCAAGATCACTCTGGGCGGCGTAATCGCTGTCCTCATCTGTAATTATTTTCACCTCGCCTCCGGTTTCCTCGCTCCGGTGATCCTGTATATGATCATGACGGGATTCCACGGCAAGACATTCGAGGTCGGGGTCCAGTCCCTCATCGGCGGCGTGTTGACGGCGGTTTATTCACTCCTGATCGTCTACTATTTCCTCGACTCGAAACCCCTTTATTTGATACTCTCGGCGGTATGGATATTTTTTTGCGTAACGTTCATAGGGAGCTATTTAATCGCTTCCGTGCTGAGTGCCATACTCGCGGCGATGACCATGTTCGTCGCGATATTCGGCACGGTATCCGAAACCACGGCCTCGGTGCAAAACTACCTCGTGCAGCTTTTCGTCGCGGTAACTGTCGCCTGGCTCGTAGATGAGATCATATGGCCCCACAGGAGCAAAGGTGCGCTTTATCTAACGCTCTCTAGCGTATACAAAGATTATTCGAACCGCTTCAGGAGCTACGCGGGGGGTGAGGGGCGAGGGACGCAGGTCCAAAAGTTCGATTCCGCAACCGTGGACGTATTCAACAATCTAGTCAATCTCGTGAGGAGAACGGAGCGCGAAACGCGCGACGGCAGTTTCCACGCCGAGCCTTTCCTGATGCTCGTCGCATATGCAAAGAGCATGTATATCAAGCTCGACGTTCTCGGGGGTGTCATGAGCGAGGAGCACCGGTGCTTCGAGGACCGGGCTGTTTCCGGTGGATTGAACGATTTGTTTGCCGTTCTCTCGGACGGGTTCGGAGAGCTCGCAGGCGCCATAGGGGAGAGCCGCTCCTCTGCGCCTGATACGAGCGAGCTCGACGCGAAGATCACGAACTTGAAGACGATTTACGAGAGCATGCATTCCGCGGAGGGTAAAGACCGGGACTATTTCGAGGACCTCCTCGCTTTCGGGGCGATACTCCCGCTCCTAGAGGAAACGGCGGCTCTGCTCCGGAAAGCAGTCCGTGTATGGAATATCATTTACAACCGCGAATACGATAAGCTGGCCGGGGAGAGAGTCACAAGATCTCCCGGGGTCGAAAAGCTCAGGTCGGTCAAGAAACCTTATATCTCGAAGGAGACGGCGCAGCAATCCGTCAAATCGGTGCTGGTAATATTGCTCCTTCTTTTCGGCGAGCTTATTTTCAAGCTCCCCGGTGGGTACCAGGCCTCTTTCTACGGTGTGCTCTTCGGCTCCATACCGAATACGGGTCAGGCGCACCTGAGGGGGAGACTCGCGATAATAGGCGTTCTGGCGGGGCTTATTTACGGCATCGCGGGATTATACATAATCACGCTGATCCCTCATTTCCCGCTGCTTCTCCTCATCTTCTCGCTAGGCTCTTTCGTTTCCGCGTATGTCGCGACCGGGAGCCAGAAGATAGCTTTCTCGGGCCTCCAGGCCGGTCTCATGCTCCCCTATGTCTTTTTTTCGAGCCCGGGACCCCAGATCAGCCTCAGCCTGGCGATTATGAGACTGTGCGCCTTGCTCGCGGCCTCGGCGATAGGCCTCCTTGTCCTTCACAACGTCTGGCCCGTAAGCCCTTATCGCGAGCTAAAGAGGAAGATATCCTCCGCGCTCAGGATCAGCGGCGCGATATTAGGCAAGATTCTCATGCTCGACGAGAAAGTGAGGGGTGAGATCGAGTCACTCGTCGACCCCCTTGCCGCGTCCATGCCCACGAGCGCTTCTCTCCTCTTCGACGCCCAGTATATTATCAGCGACGAGAAGCTCCATGCAGAGGACTTCGTTGAGATAATCGAATCACTCGAAGTAATCTACGCGGAGCTCGAGACCCTGAAAAAAACTATATATTCGGATAAGGACAGCGAGCTCCTGATAAAGTACCTCTCGCAAATGTCCCCCGATTACAGGAGGCTTTGCGATCTTTTTGACGAGGCTTCAAGGCAGTTCTTTACGAGGGAGGACCCGACTCATTCCCTTGATATGCTATCGCAGCAGATACTTGAGCACAGGCAGGCGTTTCGCGATACGGGCTTCTGGAAACGTTTTCCTCTGGAGGAGGTGGAAAAGGACGTCCTCATTGCCGAGAGCGTCGACGCCGTTCTCGGCTCACTCCGCAGGATCACGGTCTGCATTAACAGGATAAACGGATCTGAAGAGCCTTCCGGAGCCGCGCTAAGGGCTTCGAAAGCTTAG